From a region of the Mercurialis annua linkage group LG1-X, ddMerAnnu1.2, whole genome shotgun sequence genome:
- the LOC126665159 gene encoding protein TORNADO 2 produces the protein MALSNNVIGAINFAAMLLSIPIIGAGIWLAMEPDNSCVRILQWPVIILGILVLVVALAGFIGGFWRIPWLLIFYLIAMLILIILVASLVVFIYMVTVRGSGEVEPSRAYLEYKLDDFSGWLRRRVQSPYKWDPIRSCLSSTNMCAELNQSYRMAQDFFSAHITPLQSGCCKPPTKCGYTFVNPTYWISPIDNAADMDCLNWNNDQNQLCYNCNSCKAGLLANLKKEWRKADIILLITLVALICVYLIGCCAFRNAKTEDIFRKYKQGYT, from the exons ATGGCACTCAGCAATAATGTTATCGGAGCGATCAACTTCGCTGCAATGCTTCTCTCAATACCGATCATCGGTGCTGGGATCTGGCTGGCAATGGAGCCAGACAACTCCTGTGTAAGGATTCTACAATGGCCGGTCATTATTTTGGGAATATTGGTTTTAGTTGTAGCTTTAGCAGGTTTTATTGGAGGGTTTTGGAGAATCCCATGGCTACTCATATTTTATCTCATTGCTATgctcatccttataatattagTTGCCAGCTTAGTAGTGTTCATCTATATGGTGACCGTCAGAGGTTCAGGTGAGGTTGAACCGAGCAGAGCCTACTTGGAGTACAAGCTTGATGATTTTTCAGGATGGCTTCGTCGCAGGGTTCAAAGTCCATATAAATGGGATCCAATTAGAAGCTGCCTTAGCTCCACCAATATGTGTGCCGAGTTGAACCAGAGTTATCGCATGGCTCAAGATTTCTTTAGTGCTCATATTACCCCATTACAG TCAGGATGTTGTAAGCCTCCAACTAAGTGTGGGTATACATTTGTGAACCCAACTTATTGGATAAGTCCAATCGACAATGCTGCGGACATGGACTGTCTGAATTGGAACAATGACCAAAATCAGCTGTGCTACAACTGCAATTCCTGCAAGGCCGGATTGTTAGCAAATCTTAAAAAGGAGTGGAGAAAGGCGGATATCATATTGCTGATTACTCTTGTTGCCTTGATATGCGTCTATTTGATTGGTTGCTGCGCCTTCAGGAATGCTAAAACTGAAGACATTTTTCGCAAATACAAGCAAGGTTATACTTAA
- the LOC126664653 gene encoding uncharacterized protein LOC126664653 isoform X2, with protein MTRSNRTTMAAGLKQRLGFRGFACCGATWSLMRGVGDDDEDQPPSPPPQQQQENGSDQVLGVLILDRTASSSPAAASSSMNLAAALAAERQLREGMMPMSESRGDETPSRVSLMSLLDEEKEEKGSERVCCVCMVRNKGAAFIPCGHTYCRVCCRELWVNRGSCPLCNRSILEILHLF; from the coding sequence ATGACGAGATCCAACAGGACCACCATGGCAGCGGGTCTAAAACAACGCCTAGGATTCAGAGGATTCGCATGCTGTGGAGCTACATGGAGCTTGATGAGGGGCGTCGGAGATGACGATGAAGACCAACCACCGTCGCCGCCACCACAACAACAACAAGAAAACGGATCAGATCAGGTCTTAGGAGTATTGATATTGGATCGTACAGCAAGTAGTAGTCCGGCAGCGGCATCATCAAGCATGAATTTGGCGGCAGCGTTGGCGGCGGAGAGGCAGTTAAGAGAAGGAATGATGCCGATGAGTGAGAGCAGGGGAGATGAAACGCCGTCGAGGGTGTCGTTGATGAGTCTGCTCGATGAAGAGAAGGAGGAAAAGGGAAGTGAGAGAGTGTGCTGCGTGTGCATGGTGAGAAATAAAGGAGCAGCATTTATCCCATGTGGGCATACATATTGTAGGGTGTGTTGCAGAGAGCTGTGGGTGAATCGAGGCTCCTGTCCCCTCTGTAATCGTTCCATTCTCGAGATTCTCCATCTTTTCTAA
- the LOC126664653 gene encoding uncharacterized protein LOC126664653 isoform X1, with protein sequence MSAMLQESVLGETQVKTILDLLRDQIGINGAMTRSNRTTMAAGLKQRLGFRGFACCGATWSLMRGVGDDDEDQPPSPPPQQQQENGSDQVLGVLILDRTASSSPAAASSSMNLAAALAAERQLREGMMPMSESRGDETPSRVSLMSLLDEEKEEKGSERVCCVCMVRNKGAAFIPCGHTYCRVCCRELWVNRGSCPLCNRSILEILHLF encoded by the coding sequence ATGAGTGCGATGTTGCAGGAATCGGTACTCGGAGAAACTCAAGTAAAAACGATTCTTGACTTGCTCAGAGACCAAATTGGCATTAACGGCGCCATGACGAGATCCAACAGGACCACCATGGCAGCGGGTCTAAAACAACGCCTAGGATTCAGAGGATTCGCATGCTGTGGAGCTACATGGAGCTTGATGAGGGGCGTCGGAGATGACGATGAAGACCAACCACCGTCGCCGCCACCACAACAACAACAAGAAAACGGATCAGATCAGGTCTTAGGAGTATTGATATTGGATCGTACAGCAAGTAGTAGTCCGGCAGCGGCATCATCAAGCATGAATTTGGCGGCAGCGTTGGCGGCGGAGAGGCAGTTAAGAGAAGGAATGATGCCGATGAGTGAGAGCAGGGGAGATGAAACGCCGTCGAGGGTGTCGTTGATGAGTCTGCTCGATGAAGAGAAGGAGGAAAAGGGAAGTGAGAGAGTGTGCTGCGTGTGCATGGTGAGAAATAAAGGAGCAGCATTTATCCCATGTGGGCATACATATTGTAGGGTGTGTTGCAGAGAGCTGTGGGTGAATCGAGGCTCCTGTCCCCTCTGTAATCGTTCCATTCTCGAGATTCTCCATCTTTTCTAA